In Perca flavescens isolate YP-PL-M2 chromosome 7, PFLA_1.0, whole genome shotgun sequence, the following proteins share a genomic window:
- the LOC114559304 gene encoding tumor necrosis factor receptor superfamily member 14-like codes for MVLRKHLTVAPLLILVLSVFRGHTLTCHPTEYLNGDQCCPTCSAGSGLKMKTPCTATSDTVCEPLEGFYCLYTIEDSCVEAQKHSSCQPGQYISQKGTALRDTECSDCRDGTFSDGTLLTSCQPHTQCQSLDLQLIKPGTASTDAECGEQSSGNVSRGVVGGLVLGVGLAIALVLVWRLKKKKDTERKTNADNPQQKNKNPQEEESEQLQEVSGINKHRDSSSDTAEEKFQVQ; via the exons ATGGtgttaagaaaacatttgacAGTTGCACCATTGCTG ATACTTGTGCTGAGTGTCTTCAGAGGACATACCCTCACATGTCATCCAACAGAGTATCTGAACGGGGATCAATGCTGTCCTACGTGTTCTGCTG GTTCTGGTTTAAAGATGAAGACGCCATGTACAGCCACCTCAGATACAGTTTGTGAACCACTGGAGGGATTCTACTGTCTGTACACTATAGAGGACAGCTGTGTGGAAGCACAGAAACACAGCAGCTGTCAACCAGGACAATATATCAGCCAAAAAG GAACAGCATTAAGGGACACTGAGTGCTCTGACTGCAGAGATGGAACATTTTCTGATGGGACATTATTGACATCGtgtcagccacacacaca ATGTCAATCATTGGATCTTCAGCTGATAAAACCAGGAACTGCTTCAACAGATGCTGAATGTGGAGAACAAAGTTCAGGAAATGTGAGCCGCGGCGTTGTGGGGGGGCTTGTGCTAGGGGTCGGACTCGCAATAGCTCTGGTTTTGGTGTGGCgtctcaaaaagaagaaagacacaG aaagaaaAACGAATGCAGACAATCCCCAACAG AAGAATAAAAATCCACAGGAAGAAGAATCAGAACAGCTGCAG GAAGTGTCTGGGAtaaataaacacagagacagttcATCGGACACTGCAGAGGAAAAGTTCCAGGTTCAATGA